The Lycium ferocissimum isolate CSIRO_LF1 chromosome 10, AGI_CSIRO_Lferr_CH_V1, whole genome shotgun sequence genome window below encodes:
- the LOC132035250 gene encoding putative F-box/kelch-repeat protein At1g12870, translating into MALECFTQVLGSLFDKICRGECDDDDQLAETFRSLPDCLIIDILTRLPIRTLARCRRDCRDLRALISSHYFTTLHLSRARPLLLLHHDNLYLSSKADKHLYVSFANKHKPGELTYLSPQPLLKWGPCYYSPYIVYSCQGALLFMSNSWRTSSRRPATKYYVLNPITLEEVFVHHTHEPGRLCALYFSREFKLLYAQIRGSFCQYLVYIFKTRTWRKIRSSANFNFLPYSSSTVVNGALHWIIYADLEKKGLTYSCQNNGIIVSTIDKEELSVKPHPGSVCNTVKEHKMMTLFVKENHLSFCHLLFPEPAVDIWILDDYEMWAWNKRYKVKIPVGFPYGGEVPINMYQKIKLFYNQDGELLLYFLDSGFLYFYNLDHKTGNVVTLPNGLHAFGAYIKSVLPIA; encoded by the coding sequence ATGGCACTTGAATGCTTCACACAAGTGTTGGGTTCACTATTTGACAAAATATGTAGGGGTGAATGTGATGACGACGACCAACTTGCTGAAACTTTTCGATCCTTGCCTGATTGTCTCATCATTGATATCCTGACTAGACTTCCGATACGTACCCTTGCTAGATGTCGAAGGGACTGTAGGGATTTGAGAGCTTTGATCTCATCACACTATTTTACCACATTACATCTCAGCAGAGCTAGACCCCTGCTTCTTCTGCATCATGATAATTTATATCTTTCTAGCAAGGCTGACAAACACCTTTATGTGTCTTTTGCTAACAAGCACAAGCCAGGGgagcttacatacctttctccccAACCTCTGCTTAAGTGGGGACCATGCTACTACTCCCCTTATATTGTATACTCTTGTCAAGGAGCTCTTCTGTTTATGAGTAATTCTTGGCGGACTAGTTCTCGGCGGCCTGCTACTAAATATTATGTTTTGAACCCCATAACACTAGAGGAAGTATTTGTACACCATACACATGAACCCGGCCGATTGTGTGCGCTTTATTTTTCTCGAGAATTCAAACTTCTTTATGCGCAAATACGAGGCAGTTTCTGTCagtatttagtatatatattcaAGACACGGACTTGGAGGAAAATCCGTTCATCCGCTAATTTCAACTTTTTGCCGTATAGCTCTTCAACAGTTGTTAATGGAGCATTGCATTGGATCATTTACGCCGATTTAGAAAAGAAGGGCCTTACTTATAGTTGTCAAAATAATGGAATCATTGTTTCTACAATCGATAAGGAAGAACTCTCTGTTAAGCCTCATCCTGGAAGTGTGTGCAACACAGTGAAGGAGCATAAAATGATGACTCTCTTTGTGAAGGAAAACCATTTGTCTTTTTGTCACTTGCTTTTCCCTGAGCCTGCAGTGGATATATGGATCTTGGACGACTACGAAATGTGGGCATGGAACAAAAGGTATAAGGTTAAGATTCCTGTTGGGTTCCCTTACGGCGGGGAAGTACCTATAAACATGTATCAGAAGATAAAGCTTTTCTACAACCAAGACGGTGAACTTCTATTGTACTTTTTGGACAGcggttttttgtatttttataatttaGATCATAAAACTGGGAATGTAGTCACTCTGCCAAATGGGTTACATGCTTTTGGGGCTTATATAAAGAGTGTGCTGCCAATAGCTTAA